The Anaeromicrobium sediminis genome contains the following window.
ATGGTTAAATGAAGATAGAAGAAGAGAATATTGGTGGGAAACAGTAAGACGTGCAGTAGAGTATAATTGTAGCTTGGTACCTACTACAAAGGAAGAAGCTCAAAGGCTTTTTCATAATATATACAACCTTAGACAATTTTTATCTGGAAGAACCTTTTGGGTAGGAAATACTCCTGTTGCTAGGAATTATCCTATGTCTAATTATAATTGTTCTTTCTTAGTGATAGAAGGTTTTGAATCCTTTAAGGATCTATTTTATTTATTAATGGTAGGTTCAGGTGTAGGCGTTAGAGTTTTAAAGAGTGATGTGGATACATTACCTAAAATTAGAACAGACTATGAGCTTATCCATAAGGATTATATGCCAGTACCAAGAAATGAAAGGGAAGATAGTACTAGCTTAGAGTTCTTCCATAATAACACTGTAAAAATTACTGTGGGGGATAGTAAAGAAGGTTGGACTCAGAGTTTAGATTTCTTCTTTAAATTACTATACTCTAATGAATATAGAAATGTAAAAACCATAATAGTTGATTATGATCATGTAAGACCAAAGGGAGAAAAATTAAAAACTTTCGGTGGAACGGCAAGCGGTCATTCAAGTCTAAAGAACATGTTTTTCAAAATTGATAAGATAATAAAGAAAAGAGGTTCAAAGGATGACTCTAAAAAGGTAAAATTACATCCTGTAGACTGTTTAGATATAGCTAATATTATAGGTGAGAATGTAGTAGTAGGTGGCGTTAGAAGGACAGCAGAGATGGTTTTAATCGATGCTGATGATAAAGAATGTATTGACGCTAAATCTAACCTATATAAGCAAATTGATGGCCAGTGGTTAGTAGACAAGAATATTATTCATAGACAGATGAGTAACAACTCCATTTACTATAGAGAAAAGCCAACTAGAGAAAAGTTACATTGGCAAATGGAGAGAATGAGATATTCAGGAGAACCTGGATGGATAAATGAAGAGGCAGGTCTTAAAAGAAGACCTAACATGAATGGGGTAAATCCATGTGGAGAAATATTATTAGATTCACAAGGATTATGTAATCTTACTACAATAAATGTATTTGCCTTTGTAGATGAAAATGGTAACTTTGACTTAGAAGGATTACTTGAAGCACAAAGATTGTCTGTAAGAGCTGCATATAGGATGACTTGCGTTGAATTAGAACTACCTCATTGGGATAGAGTACAACAAAGGGATAAATTATTAGGTTGCTCTTTAACCGGATGGCAGGACATGGTTAATGCCACAGAATTTGGTAAAGACCAACAGGCAGAAATTCTAAGAAAATTAAGAGAAGTTGCTAGGGAAACGGCTGATAATTATGCAAATGAAATAGGTAAGAATGCACCAATACTTATTACTACTGTAAAGCCAGAGGGAACATTGAGTCAACTGCCTGCTGTGTCTAGTGGGGTACATTATTCACACTCTCCATATTATATAAGAAGGGTAAGAATAAGTTCAGATGACCCATTAGTTAAAGTATGTGAAGAACTAGATTATTCTGTATTCCCAGAAGTTGGACAGGAATGGGAAACATGTACTACTAAAGTGGTAGAGTTCCCAGTAAAGGCTCCAGAGGGAAAAACGAAATATGACGTAAGTGCTATAGAGCAATTGGAAAACTATAAGTTATTCATGGAAAACTATGTGGACCATAATTGTTCCATAACTGTTCATGTTAGAAATCATGAATGGGAAGAAGTAGAAGAATGGATTTGGAATAACTGGGATGATGTGGTTGCTATTTCATTCCTATCATTAGATGATAACTTTTATAAGTTACTTCCATATGAATCCATTGATAAGGAAGAATATGAAAGAAGAGTTAAAGAAATGAAGCCATTCATACCTTCTCTATTAGGAAAATATGAAAAGGAAGAAGTAGAATTAGATATAGGAACAGAAGGTTGTGAAGGTGGAGCTTGTCCAATAAGATAATGAAGGAGCAGATTTATTCTGCTTCTTTTTTATTAAAATAAGTAAAGAATTTACAATAAACATGTTTACTTTATAGGACGTTTTTACTATTTTATTAATATATTAGAAATATTGACCAATTTGTTATGGGTATAAGGGAGGATTTTAGGAGAAAAAGTTGAAAAATACATAATTATGACTAGAAAATCCATTCAAAGAGGAGTAGAACATGTCTAAAAAATATCTACTAAAATATAGAGTAAAATTGTGTCTTTTATGTATATGTTTAATAACTTCCTTAACTTTCATAATGATTATAGGTCAATATGTATATATTAATAAACTGAGTAAAGAAATGTTCATGTATGAAAGACAGGCTTTAACTAAGCAGATATTAAATAGATTTGAATATATGGATAAAATGTATCTTCTAGCAGAAGAAGAAACACAGAAAAAGGTCGTAGGCATAGGATTATATATAAACAAATTATATGATAAAAAGGGAGAGGAAATATTTAATAATTGGAAGTTACAAGGATATAAATATAATTATCCCTGGATAGACTTATACATAATAGATGAAAATAATGTGATAAAAATGAGTACTGATAAAGAGGATATAGGATTAGATTTTAATAAATATCCTAAATTTAGTAAGAAGCTAAATAGGATAAGAGAAGATGGAAATCTTTATATTGATAGAAGTGTAAAGGCTATAAACTCTGGAGAAATTAAAAGATATACATATTTACCTACAAGAGATAAAAAATATATTATTGAAGTAAGTACGGATATGTCAAAGGTAAATAATATTTTGTCTGAAGAAGATATGTTCTATTTTGTAAAAGAAATGATTGAAGAAAATAAATTTGTGAAAGATATAAAACTATATGATGATTATGGATACGTATATATAGATGAAAAAAGTGGAAAATTAAAAAGGGAAGATGGCAGTCAAAAACTGAAAAAAGCCATTAGAGAAAATAGGATAATAGAGGAAAAAATAGAAAATACATGGTATCAATATGTGCCTTACTCTGAAGATGGAATGATGAAAGGCTTTGTAGCTATTTATGATGACACTTGGGTAAAAGGACAATTATGGAATAATATTATTAAGATATTAATAGGATTACTCCTAATGATTCTTTTAGTAATATATTTTAGTTTTAAATATGTAGATAATATTTCAAAGCCTATAGAAGATTTGGTAAATGTAACTAAGAGTGTGACAAAGGGCAACTTTAATGTGAGAGCTAATGTAGATTATAATGACGAAATTAGAATAGTAAGTAAAAACTTTAATAGTATGCTTGATTATATAAACGAGCTAATGGGAGAAAGGAAAGAAAAGGAAAGAAGATTAAGGGAACAGAACCTTAAAATCATTCATAACAATGAGGAAATAAGTGCACTATATGAACAAACTAAGGCTATGAATGATGAATTAAACGATCTACTTAAAATTAACCAGGAGAACACGGTAAATCTAATATCTGTACTAATAAATGCCATAGACGCCAAGGACGATTACTTAAGGGGTCATTGTAGTAGGGTAATGGATTATTCTGTAGCCATTGCCGAGAAAATGGATTTAAGCCAAAAGGAAATTATGGACTTGAAATATGGCAGTATACTTCATGATATAGGTAAAATAGGTATAGCTGAAAAAATCTTAAATAAGGATGGACGATTTACAGATGATGAATATGAAGTAATAAAGACACATCCTGAAATCGGTTATGGAATAATAAAGGATGTTAAGGAACTTAGTGAGGCTAAGAGAATAGTTTATGAGCATCATGAAAGAATAGATGGTAGAGGATATCCTAATGGTCTTAAAGGAGAGCAAATGCATAAATTGTCTAAAATAGTGGCCGTTGCAGATGCATATGATGCCATGACATCTAAGAGACCATATAGAAAAGTGCCCCTTACTATAGATGAGGCAATAGAAGAGCTAATAAAAAATATGGATGCTCAATTTGATAGGGAAGTAGTGGAAGTATTTATAGAATATTTAAAAGAACCTAATGAACAAATTGCCTAAAGGGTATAATAGGGGAAATATACTCACAAACTAATTAAAAAGCTTTGACAGATTATTGTGTAAATATTATAATAGGAGTAGTAAATTTACATATTTAAAAACTGTGAAGAGAAGAGTACTCATAAGAGGTAGTGAAAGCGAGTGGAGGACGGTGAAAGCTCCATACGAAACTTATGGTGAAGAACATCTCGGAGTTTCTAACTGAAATCTATAAGAGAGTAGGATTAGACGGCTAATGTCGTTAAAGATTAAGAGACCTTATGGTAATTACGGGTGGTACCGCGGAAAATTTAACCTTTCGTCCCTAGTGGCGAAGGGTTTTTTTGTATATATTTTAGGAGGGAAAAACATGGATAAAGCATACATTAAAGATATTTATAGACATCCAGAGAAATATGCAGATAAAGAAATCCAAGTAGAAGGATGGATTAGAACATTAAGAGCATCTAAGGCTTTTGGATTTATTGAATTAAACGATGGAACTTTCTTTAAAAATTTACAAGTTGTGTTCGAAGAAAACTTAGAAAACTTTAAAGAGGTTTCAAAATTTGGAATCAGTACGGCACTTATAGTAAAGGGTAAATTAGTTCTTACTCCAGGGTCTAAGCAAGCCTTTGAAATTAAAGCTACTAGTATTGAAGTAGAAGGTCATGCTGATAAGGAGTATCCACTTCAAAAGAAAAGACACTCCTTTGAGTTTTTAAGAAGTATAGCTCACTTAAGACCAAGAAGTAATACTTTCTCAGCTGTATTTAGAATTCGTTCATTGGCAGCTTTTGCAATACATGAGTTCTTCCAAAAAAGAGGATTTGTATATGTACACACTCCAATCATAACTGGTAGTGACTGCGAAGGTGCAGGAGAAATGTTTAGAGTAACTACACTAGACTTAAATAATGTACCTAAGAACGAAGAAGGTAAAATAGATACGACTAAAGACTTCTTTGGTAAAGAAACTAACTTAACAGTTAGTGGACAATTACAAGGAGAAGCTTATGCATTAGCATTTAGAAATATCTATACATTCGGACCAACATTTAGAGCAGAAAATTCTAATACGGCAAGACATGCAGCAGAGTTTTGGATGATTGAACCTGAGATTGCATTTGCAGATTTAGCGGATAACATGGAATTAGCAGAAGACATGATTAAGTACATTATAAACTATGTACTTGAGAATGCACCAGAAGAAATGGAATTCTTCAGCAAGTTCATTGATAAGGGATTATTAGAGAGATTAAACAATATTGTAAGTTCTGACTTTGAGAAAATTACTTACACTAAGGCTATAGAGATACTAAAAAGTGCTAAGAAGGAATTTGAATTCCCAGTAGAGTGGGGTTGTGACCTTCAAACGGAGCATGAAAGATACATTACAGAAGAAGTTTACAAAAAGCCAGTATTCGTAACAGATTATCCAAAGGACATTAAAGCATTCTACATGAGAATGAATGATGATAATAAAACTGTTGCAGCTATGGACTTATTAGTTCCAGGTGTAGGAGAAATCATTGGAGGAAGTCAAAGGGAAGAAAGACTAGACGTACTTGAGTCTAGAATTGAAGAAATGGGACTTCACAAGGATGACTACTGGTGGTATTTAGAATTAAGAAAATATGGTGGAACTAGACATGCTGGATTCGGTTTAGGATTTGAGAGAGTGATCATGTACTTAACAGGTATAAGTAACATTAGAGACGTTGTATCATTCCCTAGAACTGTTAAAACAGCAGAATTCTAAAGAACTTAAGAGATATCATTAAATGATATCTCTTTCTTTAATATAAATCATACTTGTATATTAAGGGGGGATAGTATGTTTTTTACTTCTGTAGGTGAAGGGGTAAAAAAGGGATTACAGACCACTTGGACATTAGCAAAAATAGTGATCCCTGTATATATAATAGTAACTGTACTAAAATATACACCTGTATTAAATTTTGTGGCCAACATATTTAGGCCTTTTATGAAGATATTTAATTTACCAGGAGAGGCAGTATTACCATTAGTTTTTGGGAATTTAGTAAACTTGTATGCTGGTACAGCGGCCATGGGAGCCATAGATTTAACTCCTATGCAAATAACTACCATAGCTGTAATGCTTTCCTTTTCCCATTCCATGCTAGTGGAGACGGCTGTTACTACTAAATTAAATGCTAAAGTATCCCATGTGGTAGGTATTAGGGTAGGCCTTGCCATAGTATTTGGAATAATAGTAGGTCAGTTAGGAGGGGCATTATGTTAGAGTTATTACAAAATGATTTAATGGGTCTAGTGAGATCTTTAGTAAAGATGACCTGCATAATAGTGCCCATAATGGTAGCACTACAACTTCTAAAGGACTATAAAATATTAGACAAGATGGCTAAAAGGTTATCATTTATAAGTAGATTTTTTAATATATCACAAAACTCCATATTCCCACTATTAGTAGGCTTTTTTATAGGCATATCCTATGGAGCTGGAGTTATTATAGAAAGTGCTGAAAGCGGAAATATGAGTAAAAAAGATACTTTCTTAGTAGTAGTATTCTTAATTACATGTCATGCAGTAGTGGAGGATTCAGGACTGTTCATTGCCCTTGGAGCAAATGGGTGGATATTAGTATCCATAAGAGTCATAGTGGCAATCATGCTTACTTACATCATATCTAGGAGATATGGACTAAAAGAAAGAATGAATTTAAAAGAAATAAAAGAGAAGGCATAGGCCTTCTCTTTAATATTATGCATTTGTTGGTGGTGTGAATACTCTAGCAGCAAGTTCTGTGTCTAACATATACATGGCATTAGAGTTTTCTTCGATTCTCTTTAACTTCTTAACTAATGCGCCAAAAGTTGCTTCTTCTTCTACTTGCTCATCAATGAACCACTTTAAGAAACTGATAGTAGCATGTTCCTTTTCTTCTGTGGCTAGATCCATTAATCCATATATTCTTTTAGTAACAAAGTTTTCGTGAGCTAATCCCTTTTCAAATACATCTAGCATGGAGCTAAATTCGTTTCCAGGACCATCAAGGGCAGGTATAGTAACTCTTCCACCTCTTTCAACAATATACTCATAAAACTTCATAGCATGGAATTTTTCTTCTTCTGCTTGAACTTTAAAGAAGTTAGCAAATCCAGGTAGATCTTCGTTATCACAATAAGCTGCCATTGCTAAATAAAAATTAGCTGAAAAGAACTCAAATTTAATTTGTTCATTTAATTCCTTTATTAATTTTTCACTAATCATTTTCGTACCTCCTGATTGTTAATCATTTCCATTATATGTATACCCACTATATTTTCAGGTATTCAAGAAATAATAATATTCAAAATAAAGTATAACATACATAGGAATAGTTGTTAATTTTTTCTTATTTACATGATTTCTCTTATTACGTCATATTTTTTAAATAGCATGCCTGGGTTTAGGTTTTGAGATTTTAAAGGGTTATATTCATAAAGATAAGTAGATGCACTTTTTTTATCCATATATGCAAAATATATGTTTTTATATGAATAATTTATTTGATTTTTACAGTTTAAACACCATCATTTTGCATTTTTCTCAATAATTCTCTGATATGATAGAATTGTGCGAATTTATAAAATGGAAAATAGAGGAGAAGGGAAATGAATTATGTAAAAAATATGGAGCATAAAATAAAAGAAATAACTATGAAAGATTTGAAAAAATACTACAATCCAGAGGAAGTATTAGGTTATTGTGCAAATTGTAATAACCATGAAAAAATATGGTCTTGTCCGCCCTATGATTTTAATGTGGATGAATATATAAACAAATATGAATACGCCTATATAATAGGAAGTAAAATCTATTTAAAAGGTCATAAGGGTACTGTAGATGAAATAAATGAATTATCATTAGAAATATTAGAGGATGTAAGGGGAGGCTTAGATAAAAAAATAATAAAGGAAGAAGATGAAAATAATGTAGTTTTATATGCGGGTAGATGTATAATTTGTAAAGATTGTACTAGAATAAAAAATAAGGCCTGTATTAAACCTGATAAAATGCGATACTCCTTAGAATCATTAGGTTTTAAAGTATCTGAAATTACCAGTGGATTATTAAAGGAAGAAATACTATGGGCAAAGGAATCTCTACCAGAATACTTCCTATTAGTAAGTGCTATCTTTTCAAAAGAGAAGATTAAAGATGAAAAAATAGATAGATTATTGAATACTTTGAAAAATTATTAATAAATAAAAGTAAAATAAGAGTTTTTTATTTTAAAAAATCCTCTTATTTTGATATAATAGTTTCAGTTGTGTATTTTTTAGGTCATGAAAAACTACACTAGTTTTTTGTGCTAACGATTAAGAAATGTTAAGGGTTCAAAATCAAATATTAAACAAAAAAAAGAGAGTAGGAAGGGTTTGCCATGTACGTATTAAATAAGATTGAAAAAGAGTTTGGAATCAAATTAAATGATGAAAATTGTATTGGAAAGATAAAGGAGATTGTTGAAAAATCTGCTTATGCAAATAATACAAAGGAATATGTAATAAGTTATATTGATGAAAATGAAGAAAATTTAGATTTAAAATGGGCGGCGTATTTTCTTGATTTTTTACTTAACTTAGAGGCACAAAATGAAGAAGGTCTATTAAATGACTATGATGTATTAAAGGAATATCCTCTTAGCTACTATACGGAGTTTGAAATAGGTATATTAAAAGAAGATAAGAACTTAGCTGAAGCAAAAGCTCACTTAGAAAAATCTGTAGAATTAAAAGATACAGATCCTCTTGCTAACTATTACCTAGGAAGCCTATGTTTTAAATCAGGAGAATACAAAAGAGCAAAGGAATACTATAAGGTTGCACAGAAAAATGCAAGTGAAAGTCCTTATGAAAAGGAAGTAAAGGCTAGAGCATACTATGGTATTGGAGCTGCAGAATACAAAATAAAAGAAGACATGAAGGCTTTAGTTAAAAACCTAAAGGGTGGAATGAATGTACTAACGGACTTAAATTTGGCTAAGACCATATTTGAAGGCTTAGGATTAACAGAAGTATTTGAACAAGTATCTAAAGAACTAAGAGAAAATCTTCAATCTTCTGAAGAAAATATAGAAAATTTAAATGACTATTTAACAAATATGACTAAAACAGATTTAACTGAAATAAGAAAGTCATATGATATAAAGGGTGCTAGTAAATTAAATAAAGTTCAATTAGCTGAATTAATCAGTGAAGAACTGCCTAAACAATTAGAAGAAAAGATTAAGTTACTTGATGGGGATACTTTATTAAAGTTAAAGGAAATAATAGATAATGGTGGTCAAATCATATCTAAAGAAGTACCGTATTTAACTTATTTCAAGAAGATAGGTATATTAGTACATGTAGAAACTTGCCTTGATGAGTTAAAGCTAGTTATTCCAGCAGATATAATGACCACTTTAAAAGATATTTTAGGCAAAGAAGAAGTATTAAAGAGTGTACAAGAAAATGATGAATTATTTAAGATAATAAATGGATTAATGCAATACTATGGAGTTGCATACGCGGAAGACTTAGAAAAGATTATTCATAAGTATGACGTGAATTACGAAAATGTGAGTAAGTTTATAGAAAATTGTGGACAATATAGTGACAAATTAGAATTAATCCACAACATTTTTAGCTTAAGAAATATAACTTACATTAAAAACATAATTGATGAAAGAGAAAATTACCAAACGGTAGATTACTATGAAGTTCCACTGAAGGATGCCATGATAGCTGGTGCAAATAATGGACAAATCTTATCTAGTGAGCAATTAGAAGTATATGATTACTTAAAGGATAAAAGTAAGGTTGATGAAAATCAATTTAACATGTTCTTTAAAGAATTGGTTATTATGTTACAATACAACTATTCAGCAGATAAGATAATGAAGCTTGTGGAAAAATTCATTGATATAAAGACTAATAAGGATAAAAACAAACTTACAGACAATATATTTAAATTAAACAATAACACTAGATTATGGGCATTAAAGGGAAATACTCCTGCTGATGCATTTAAGAAAAAACCTGTAGAAGTAGAAGAAAAAATCGGAAGAAATGATCCATGTCCATGTGGTAGTGGAAAGAAATATAAAAAGTGTTGTATGAATAAATAAAAATTTTAAAAGGCAATCCTAAATATGTAATCATATTTCTAGGATTGCCTTTAAGTAACTGATTCAGTATCCATATTTTGGTGGAATCACTCCTTTAACTTATAATTTTTTTATAAATACCTTCTTAAATATAGTTAATACAGTTATTACCTCC
Protein-coding sequences here:
- a CDS encoding ferritin, with amino-acid sequence MISEKLIKELNEQIKFEFFSANFYLAMAAYCDNEDLPGFANFFKVQAEEEKFHAMKFYEYIVERGGRVTIPALDGPGNEFSSMLDVFEKGLAHENFVTKRIYGLMDLATEEKEHATISFLKWFIDEQVEEEATFGALVKKLKRIEENSNAMYMLDTELAARVFTPPTNA
- a CDS encoding nucleoside recognition domain-containing protein; its protein translation is MLELLQNDLMGLVRSLVKMTCIIVPIMVALQLLKDYKILDKMAKRLSFISRFFNISQNSIFPLLVGFFIGISYGAGVIIESAESGNMSKKDTFLVVVFLITCHAVVEDSGLFIALGANGWILVSIRVIVAIMLTYIISRRYGLKERMNLKEIKEKA
- a CDS encoding HD domain-containing phosphohydrolase, with protein sequence MSKKYLLKYRVKLCLLCICLITSLTFIMIIGQYVYINKLSKEMFMYERQALTKQILNRFEYMDKMYLLAEEETQKKVVGIGLYINKLYDKKGEEIFNNWKLQGYKYNYPWIDLYIIDENNVIKMSTDKEDIGLDFNKYPKFSKKLNRIREDGNLYIDRSVKAINSGEIKRYTYLPTRDKKYIIEVSTDMSKVNNILSEEDMFYFVKEMIEENKFVKDIKLYDDYGYVYIDEKSGKLKREDGSQKLKKAIRENRIIEEKIENTWYQYVPYSEDGMMKGFVAIYDDTWVKGQLWNNIIKILIGLLLMILLVIYFSFKYVDNISKPIEDLVNVTKSVTKGNFNVRANVDYNDEIRIVSKNFNSMLDYINELMGERKEKERRLREQNLKIIHNNEEISALYEQTKAMNDELNDLLKINQENTVNLISVLINAIDAKDDYLRGHCSRVMDYSVAIAEKMDLSQKEIMDLKYGSILHDIGKIGIAEKILNKDGRFTDDEYEVIKTHPEIGYGIIKDVKELSEAKRIVYEHHERIDGRGYPNGLKGEQMHKLSKIVAVADAYDAMTSKRPYRKVPLTIDEAIEELIKNMDAQFDREVVEVFIEYLKEPNEQIA
- a CDS encoding DUF2284 domain-containing protein, encoding MNYVKNMEHKIKEITMKDLKKYYNPEEVLGYCANCNNHEKIWSCPPYDFNVDEYINKYEYAYIIGSKIYLKGHKGTVDEINELSLEILEDVRGGLDKKIIKEEDENNVVLYAGRCIICKDCTRIKNKACIKPDKMRYSLESLGFKVSEITSGLLKEEILWAKESLPEYFLLVSAIFSKEKIKDEKIDRLLNTLKNY
- the nrdJ gene encoding ribonucleoside-triphosphate reductase, adenosylcobalamin-dependent encodes the protein MIKVVKRNGKIVDFDSIKIINAIERAMYETKDGVDNHLSKKISILIKEKLANENDVVHVEIIQDVVEDLLMASDRRDVAKAYIIYRNEHNKRRKKRGHEKRLLSDEFISEYKHKPSPMKQLGSFVYYRTYSRWLNEDRRREYWWETVRRAVEYNCSLVPTTKEEAQRLFHNIYNLRQFLSGRTFWVGNTPVARNYPMSNYNCSFLVIEGFESFKDLFYLLMVGSGVGVRVLKSDVDTLPKIRTDYELIHKDYMPVPRNEREDSTSLEFFHNNTVKITVGDSKEGWTQSLDFFFKLLYSNEYRNVKTIIVDYDHVRPKGEKLKTFGGTASGHSSLKNMFFKIDKIIKKRGSKDDSKKVKLHPVDCLDIANIIGENVVVGGVRRTAEMVLIDADDKECIDAKSNLYKQIDGQWLVDKNIIHRQMSNNSIYYREKPTREKLHWQMERMRYSGEPGWINEEAGLKRRPNMNGVNPCGEILLDSQGLCNLTTINVFAFVDENGNFDLEGLLEAQRLSVRAAYRMTCVELELPHWDRVQQRDKLLGCSLTGWQDMVNATEFGKDQQAEILRKLREVARETADNYANEIGKNAPILITTVKPEGTLSQLPAVSSGVHYSHSPYYIRRVRISSDDPLVKVCEELDYSVFPEVGQEWETCTTKVVEFPVKAPEGKTKYDVSAIEQLENYKLFMENYVDHNCSITVHVRNHEWEEVEEWIWNNWDDVVAISFLSLDDNFYKLLPYESIDKEEYERRVKEMKPFIPSLLGKYEKEEVELDIGTEGCEGGACPIR
- the asnS gene encoding asparagine--tRNA ligase, producing the protein MDKAYIKDIYRHPEKYADKEIQVEGWIRTLRASKAFGFIELNDGTFFKNLQVVFEENLENFKEVSKFGISTALIVKGKLVLTPGSKQAFEIKATSIEVEGHADKEYPLQKKRHSFEFLRSIAHLRPRSNTFSAVFRIRSLAAFAIHEFFQKRGFVYVHTPIITGSDCEGAGEMFRVTTLDLNNVPKNEEGKIDTTKDFFGKETNLTVSGQLQGEAYALAFRNIYTFGPTFRAENSNTARHAAEFWMIEPEIAFADLADNMELAEDMIKYIINYVLENAPEEMEFFSKFIDKGLLERLNNIVSSDFEKITYTKAIEILKSAKKEFEFPVEWGCDLQTEHERYITEEVYKKPVFVTDYPKDIKAFYMRMNDDNKTVAAMDLLVPGVGEIIGGSQREERLDVLESRIEEMGLHKDDYWWYLELRKYGGTRHAGFGLGFERVIMYLTGISNIRDVVSFPRTVKTAEF
- a CDS encoding nucleoside recognition domain-containing protein — translated: MFFTSVGEGVKKGLQTTWTLAKIVIPVYIIVTVLKYTPVLNFVANIFRPFMKIFNLPGEAVLPLVFGNLVNLYAGTAAMGAIDLTPMQITTIAVMLSFSHSMLVETAVTTKLNAKVSHVVGIRVGLAIVFGIIVGQLGGALC